Within the Candidatus Omnitrophota bacterium genome, the region AATACTTCATTTCCTCGGTGAGAGGCATTTTTCTTTCATAAGGAATTATGGCGGTAGCCCCTTCCCGCTTGATCGGTTCGCCTTGAATCCAGTCGATGCTTTTTTCGTAGAAAAGAAGATTCTTCTCCTCGGACGAATCTTCATATGACAACATCCCTTTGGATCCGATCGCCACGATGCGATGTTCTTTGAAGGGATGCAGCCAGCTGACGAAAATATGTCCTACGACATTACCCGGATAGGTCAACACCGTCATAGTGGAATCGTGAATCGCCGGTTGCAGGAAAACGCCGCCGCGAGAAACGATTTCCATCGGTTTTTCGCCGATGAGGTATTGGAAAATGGCGATGTCGTGAGGCGCGAAACTCCAAAGGATGTTCTCTTCCGTGCGCACCATGCCCAGGTTGAGACGGTTGCTGTAAATGTATTGCAACTTGCCGATCTTGCCGCTTTGGATCAATTCCTTAATCGTTTGGATGGCGGGATGAAAAAGCAATACGTGGCCCACCATCAAAGAAACGCCCATTTTATCCGCTAATCCGGCGAGACGCTTCGCATCCGCGACGGTGAGCGCCAGCGGCTTTTCCACTAGGACGGGCTTGCGGCGGTTGAGGATCAATTCCGCGACTTGGAAATGCGATTTCGCGGGCGCGGCGACGGTGAAGCCGTCGAAATCCTCCTTCACCGCTTCGTGGATGTCATGAAACAGTTTCACGCCGGGATAGGCTTCCCGGATTTCCGCCAGACGTTTTTCGTCCGGCTCCACGACTCCCGCCAGGCATCCTAGCGAATGCAGCGTCTTGACATGATTCTTGCCCCAATTTCCGGCGCCGGCGACGCAGATTTTCTTAACCATAGAATTCACCTATCGCTTCAAGGATATAATCTTGCATTTCCTGGGTGAGTTCGGGGTAAATCGGGAGAGCGATGGTGTGACGGGCGGCGCGCTCGCTATGAGGAAAGTCGCCCGGCCGATAGCCCAAGTAACGGAAGCATTCCTGCTCATGGAAGGGAACGGGATAATACACTTCATGGCCGATCTCTTTTTTCTTGAGAAATTCACGAAACTCATCGCGCTTTTCGGGAACGGAGATGACGTATTGATTGTAAATATGATTCTCGCGCCCATA harbors:
- a CDS encoding Gfo/Idh/MocA family oxidoreductase codes for the protein MVKKICVAGAGNWGKNHVKTLHSLGCLAGVVEPDEKRLAEIREAYPGVKLFHDIHEAVKEDFDGFTVAAPAKSHFQVAELILNRRKPVLVEKPLALTVADAKRLAGLADKMGVSLMVGHVLLFHPAIQTIKELIQSGKIGKLQYIYSNRLNLGMVRTEENILWSFAPHDIAIFQYLIGEKPMEIVSRGGVFLQPAIHDSTMTVLTYPGNVVGHIFVSWLHPFKEHRIVAIGSKGMLSYEDSSEEKNLLFYEKSIDWIQGEPIKREGATAIIPYERKMPLTEEMKYFLGHIDGPPPEISNGKNGVEVLEILEKATESLLSGGAARVEKKKEADYYVHPSSYIDDNVEIGEGTKIWHFSHVQSHSRIGKRCVLGQNVNVGNNVVIGDYVKIQNNVSIYEGVELEDYVFCGPSMVFTNILDPRSKYPQKGSQFYLKTLVKEGASIGANATIVCGHTLGRHAFIAAGAVVTKDVPDYALMAGIPARRIGWACECGEILPKFDNASVCPRCGLKYALREDRLFPAS